Within the Deltaproteobacteria bacterium genome, the region GACGGCCATGGAAAATGTAATGGCAGGTGGTTATGTAAAAGGCAAGGCAGCCGTTGTCGGCGCAATCCTTAAAACCCGCAGAGCTATTGACGAAGAAAGGGATTTGTCCAAACAGAGTCTCAATCTTCTGGAGTTTGTCGGCTTGAGGAAAAAGGCGAGCATTTGGGCGAGAAATCTTTCTTACGGCGAGCAGAAAAGGCTGGAAATTGCAAGGGCGCTTGCAAGCGGGCCTGTCCTTTTGCTTCTGGATGAGCCTGCGGCAGGCATGAATCCTAAAGAA harbors:
- a CDS encoding ATP-binding cassette domain-containing protein, which produces MLLQTKNLTKTFGGLTAIENIDLAVKKGEIVSLIGPNGAGKTTFFNCVAGLYPPSKGEIVFNDNMIHGLKPHKVTAKGISRTFQNIRLFPEMTAMENVMAGGYVKGKAAVVGAILKTRRAIDEERDLSKQSLNLLEFVGLRKKASIWARNLSYGEQKRLEIARALASGPVLLLLDEPAAGMNPKE